From the genome of Neisseria sp. oral taxon 014 str. F0314:
GCCGAACAGTTTGTCTTTGGTGTTTTGGTCGATCACGACGACCTGCGCGTCTTCTTTCACATCGGCCTCGTCAAACAGGCGGCCCGATTCCAGCTTCAGCCCGCGCACGTCGAAATATTGTTCGCCCACGCCGTAAAGCGAGGCGGACAGGTCGGTGTTGCGGTAGGTCAACGTGCCGCTGGAGGTGGTCTGCGGGGTGGCGGAGGCGACGTAGCTTTGCTGGGCAATGACTTTGGCGTCGGCAATGGTCAGGGTTTTTATCCTGCCGCTGCGCCTGTCGCCGAAACCGCTTCCGGGGAAGATGCTGATGGTGTTCGTGCCCATCGCGCTGATGTCTTCGAGGATTTTTTTCTGGGAGCCGTTACCCAGTGCGACGACGGACACGACCGAGGCGATGCCGATGATGATGCCGAGCATGGTCAGAAGCGAACGCATTTTGTGCGCCATAATCGCCTGCACCGACATTTTGAAGGCTTCCATAAATTGGTCGTAGTAAAACAACCACGAGGTTTGTTCTTTGATGCGTTCTATGCCGCTTTCGGGGATTTCTGGATTTTTTGAAGTGTCGGAGATGATTTCGCCGTCGCGGATTTCGATGATGCGGTTGGCGATGGCGGCGATACCGGGATCGTGCGTGACCATAATCACGGTATGCCCTTCCTTATGCAGCTTTTGGATGATTTCGATTACATTTTTGCCGCTGGCGGTATCGAGCGCGCCGGTCGGTTCGTCGGCGAAGATGATTTCGCCGCCGTTCATCAGGGCGCGGGCGATGGAGACGCGCTGCTGCTGGCCGCCGGAAAGTTCGCTGGGCTTGTTGCCTTCTTTGCCTTCCAAACCCAAATCCTGCAACAGCTTCTCCGCACGCGCGGAACGCTCTTTGCCGCCCATGCCCATATACACGGCAGGCAGGGCGACGTTGTCCCGCGCCGTCAGCGAACCCAAAAGGTTGTAGCGTTGGAAAATAAAGCCGAAGCGTTCGCGCCGCAATGCCGCCAGTTCGTCCGGCTCCATTTTGGCGGTTTCGATGCCGTCGATTTGATACGAAC
Proteins encoded in this window:
- a CDS encoding MacB family efflux pump subunit; its protein translation is MSLIECKNINRYFGSGANRVHVLKDVSLSIEKGDFVAIIGQSGSGKSTLMNILGCLDTATSGSYQIDGIETAKMEPDELAALRRERFGFIFQRYNLLGSLTARDNVALPAVYMGMGGKERSARAEKLLQDLGLEGKEGNKPSELSGGQQQRVSIARALMNGGEIIFADEPTGALDTASGKNVIEIIQKLHKEGHTVIMVTHDPGIAAIANRIIEIRDGEIISDTSKNPEIPESGIERIKEQTSWLFYYDQFMEAFKMSVQAIMAHKMRSLLTMLGIIIGIASVVSVVALGNGSQKKILEDISAMGTNTISIFPGSGFGDRRSGRIKTLTIADAKVIAQQSYVASATPQTTSSGTLTYRNTDLSASLYGVGEQYFDVRGLKLESGRLFDEADVKEDAQVVVIDQNTKDKLFGTDVDPLGKTVLFKKRPLTVIGVMQKEENSFGNSDVLMLWSPYTTVMHQITGESHTNSITVKIKNDANTQVAEKGLTELLKTRHGTEDFFMNNSDSIKQVIESTTGTMKLLISSIALISLVVGGIGVMNIMLVSVTERTKEIGVRMAIGARRNNILQQFLIEAVLICIIGGLVGVGLSTAISLVFNHFVTEFPMEISVMSVIGAVVCSTAIGVAFGFMPANRASRLNPIDALAQD